The stretch of DNA TGGGAGCCGGAAGGCGACGCTCACCAGGCGTATGCCAAGGGCAAGCTGCGCTTCCGTCTGCAGGGCGAAAAACTCAACGGTGTGTGGAACCTGTTCCGCACGCGCCTGGCCGGCAAGCAAGAGCAGTGGATGCTGGTCAAATCGCACGACGGCGAGGCGCGCAGCGAGGCCGAATACAGCATTGTCGAAGCGCAGCCGGGCAGTGTGCTCAGTGAGCGTACGCTGGCGCCCCAGCCTGCCACTGAAGCCAAGCGCCCGCCTGCACGTCGCCGCGCGGTGAAAGCCAAGCTGCCTGACCACCTGCAGCCGCAACTGGCCACGCTGGTCGACTCGCCCCCCAACGGCGACTGGCGTTATGAAGTGAAATTCGATGGCTACCGCATCCTCGCCCGGCTTGAAGGCGACGATATTCGGCTGTTCACCCGCAACGGCCATGACTGGAGCGCCAAAATGCCCAGGCAAGTGGCAGCGCTGCGCGCTCTGGGTGTGGACGCTGCGTGGCTCGACGGCGAAATGGTCGTCAATGACGACAGCGGCAAGGCCGACTTCCAGGCCCTGCAGAACGCCTTCGACACCGATCACGACGAACAGATCATCTACTACTTATTCGACCTGCCGTATCTGGGCGGCCAGGATTTGCGCCAACTGCCGTTGCAGGAACGCCGGGCTGCCTTGCGCCAATTGCTCGATCACAATGAATCGCAGGTTCTGCGATATTCCGAGGACTTCGACCAGCCGGTCGACTCGCTGCTTGACAGTGCCTGCCGCCTGGAACTTGAAGGGCTGATCGGCAAACGGGCCGACAGCCCCTACGTTGGCCGACGCAGTGCCGACTGGGTGAAACTCAAGTGCAAGCAACGCCAGGAGTTCGTGGTCGTCGGCTTCACCGACCCCAAAGGCAGCCGCAACGGTTTTGGCGCCCTGCTGCTGGCCCTGCACGACAATGAGCGCGGCGAATTGCGTTATGCCGGCAAGGTCGGCACTGGTTTCAGCGCCGCCACGCTGGGCAACATCCACGCCCGGCTCAAGCCCCTGGAGATCGCCAAGCCCGCCTTGCCCAAGGCGCCGACCGGCGCCGAGGCCCGGGGCGTGCACTGGCTCAAGCCGCAATTGCTGGCCGAGGTTGGCTACGCCCAGATGACCCGCGATGGCGTGGTGCGCCACGCGGTGTTCCATGGGCTGCGTGACGACAAACCGGCCACCGCCATCGACCTGGAGCGCGCCATGCCCGGCAAGACCGTGCCCAAACGCAAGCAACCCGACCTGCCAGACAACCTCGGCGAGTTGCACCTGACCCACCCCGAGCGGGTGATCGACGCCACCATTGGCGCGAGCAAGCGACAGGTCGCCGAGTACTACGCCGAGGTCAGCCAATGGCTGCTGCCGCAGCTCAAGGACCGCCCCGTAGCCCTGGTGCGCGCACCGGACGGCCTGGCTGGCGAGCTGTTTTTCCAGAAGAACGCCGAGCAGTTGCACATCCCCCATGTGCTCAGCTACGACAAAGCCGAAGCCGGCCAGACCGCAATGGTCATCAACCGCCCCGACACATTGCTGGGCGCCGTGCAGATGAACATGCTGGAGATGCACACCTGGAACGCCACTGACAAAGACTTCGACAAACCCGACCGCTTCGTGCTCGACCTCGACCCGGACCCGGCGCTGCCCTGGAAGGCCATGCTCGAGGCCACGCAACTGGCC from Pseudomonas putida encodes:
- the ligD gene encoding DNA ligase D; its protein translation is MSKLLAEYRRKRDFNATPEPAGQRSRGKHAHALQFCIQKHDASHLHYDFRLELDGTLKSWAIPKGPSLDPKVRRLAVHVEDHPLDYAGFEGNIPEGHYGAGDVIVWDRGVWEPEGDAHQAYAKGKLRFRLQGEKLNGVWNLFRTRLAGKQEQWMLVKSHDGEARSEAEYSIVEAQPGSVLSERTLAPQPATEAKRPPARRRAVKAKLPDHLQPQLATLVDSPPNGDWRYEVKFDGYRILARLEGDDIRLFTRNGHDWSAKMPRQVAALRALGVDAAWLDGEMVVNDDSGKADFQALQNAFDTDHDEQIIYYLFDLPYLGGQDLRQLPLQERRAALRQLLDHNESQVLRYSEDFDQPVDSLLDSACRLELEGLIGKRADSPYVGRRSADWVKLKCKQRQEFVVVGFTDPKGSRNGFGALLLALHDNERGELRYAGKVGTGFSAATLGNIHARLKPLEIAKPALPKAPTGAEARGVHWLKPQLLAEVGYAQMTRDGVVRHAVFHGLRDDKPATAIDLERAMPGKTVPKRKQPDLPDNLGELHLTHPERVIDATIGASKRQVAEYYAEVSQWLLPQLKDRPVALVRAPDGLAGELFFQKNAEQLHIPHVLSYDKAEAGQTAMVINRPDTLLGAVQMNMLEMHTWNATDKDFDKPDRFVLDLDPDPALPWKAMLEATQLALTLLDELGLKVFLKTSGGKGMHLVVPLTRRAGWDEIKDFSHAIVDYLARLFPDRLSAVSGPRNRVGKIFIDYLRNGKGATTVCAYSLRAREGLPVSVPIWREELTQLKGANQWHIGNLRERLAEVDDPWADMAKTRQSVTARMRKQMGMA